From one Plasmodium yoelii strain 17X genome assembly, chromosome: 12 genomic stretch:
- a CDS encoding adenosylhomocysteinase, putative, whose product MYDSSSKIKDLSLAPFGKLQMEISETEMPGIMTIREEYEKLKPFKGAKITGCLHMTIETALLIETLQKLGARIRWCSCNIFSTLDYAAAAVSTLENVSVFAWRGETLEEYWWCVEKALTWGENGEGPDLIVDDGADASYLVHKGAEYEKLYEEKKILPDPESGKNEEERCFLSLIKSSILKNPKKWTNMAKKIIGMSEETTTGVLRVKKIEKNNGLLFTAINVNDSVTKQKYDNIYGCRHSLPDGLMRATDFLISGKIVVICGYGDVGKGCASAMKGLGARVYVTEIDPICAIQAVMEGFNVVTLEEIVEKGDFFITCTGNVDIIKLEHLLKMKNNAVVGNIGHFDDEIQVSDLFNHEGIEIENVKPQVDRVTLPNGNKIIVLAQGRLLNLSCATGHPAFVMSFSFCNQIFAQLELWENRNTGKYEKNKSYILPKELDEKVAFYHLKKLNATLTELDDNQCEFLGVSKTGPFKSEAYRY is encoded by the coding sequence ATGTATGACTCCAGTAGCAAAATTAAGGATTTGAGCTTGGCCCCATTTGGGAAGCTTCAAATGGAAATTTCCGAAACAGAAATGCCAGGAATTATGACAATAAGAGaagaatatgaaaaattgAAACCATTTAAAGGAGCAAAAATAACAGGATGTTTACATATGACTATAGAAACTGCATTATTGATAGAAACATTACAAAAATTAGGAGCTAGAATAAGATGGTGTtcatgtaatatattttcaacaTTAGATTATGCTGCTGCAGCTGTTAGTACATTAGAAAATGTATCTGTTTTTGCATGGAGAGGAGAAACTTTGGAAGAATATTGGTGGTGTGTTGAAAAAGCTTTAACTTGGGGAGAAAATGGAGAAGGACCTGATTTAATTGTAGATGATGGAGCAGATGCTTCTTATTTAGTACATAAAGGGGcagaatatgaaaaattatatgaagaaaaaaaaatattaccaGATCCAGAGTCAggtaaaaatgaagaagaaaGATGTTTTTTAAGTTTAATTAAAAGTTCGATACTTAAAAATCCTAAAAAATGGACAAATAtggcaaaaaaaataattggtATGTCAGAAGAAACAACAACAGGTGTATTAAGAGTAAAAAAAATCGAGAAAAATAATGGATTATTATTTACAGCTATAAATGTAAATGATTCTGTTActaaacaaaaatatgataatatatatggatGTCGACATTCTCTTCCAGATGGTTTAATGAGAGCAACagattttttaatttcgGGTAAAATAGTTGTTATTTGTGGATATGGAGATGTAGGAAAAGGATGTGCATCTGCTATGAAAGGATTAGGAGCACGGGTTTATGTAACTGAAATTGATCCGATATGTGCTATACAAGCAGTTATGGAAGGATTTAATGTAGTAACATTAGAAGAAATTGTTGAAAAAGgtgatttttttattacttgtACAGGTAATGttgatattattaaattagaacatttattaaaaatgaaaaacaatGCAGTAGTAGGCAATATTGGTCATTTTGATGATGAAATACAAGTATCAGATTTATTTAATCATGAAGGTATAGAAATAGAAAATGTAAAACCACAAGTTGATAGAGTAACATTACCAAATggtaataaaattatagtttTAGCTCAGGGTCGTCTTTTAAATCTTTCGTGTGCAACTGGGCATCCAGCATTTGTTATGTCATTCTCATTTTGTAATCAAATTTTTGCACAATTAGAATTATGGGAAAATAGAAATACcggaaaatatgaaaaaaataaaagttataTATTACCAAAAGAACTTGATGAAAAAGTTGCTTTTTACCAtctcaaaaaattaaatgcaacaTTAACTGAATTAGATGATAATCAATGTGAATTTTTAGGGGTTAGTAAAACGGGTCCATTCAAAAGTGAAGCATatagatattaa
- a CDS encoding CDC73 domain-containing protein, putative: MDTNSELKQLDLKVLMKKFLSNEKENIKLKKKDDRDIILFENNNFYIYSDVICGIENRKKEKYNIGDIYLFLCLPKNSYTFSYINSIGYKYISILERNKIIKKIQDENYDDEEDQIKVNFFIYDKKNTINLNYYIHIDQENEIQSNLFVNDNINDIICDIDSEYENWGTIKKRKNIEEEATQSQIINTNKDDINILPFKKNKIKTDENNINQEIDQNKTTNILSTKEINTHNTKQNNESKIGLTSFNNVNKIFNGDKIYESQIFYIKNDCHNISKIIYNQKKKKKKKKLNKKFKYNFIDEDIPTIKYDELFYFNSNEINLEENYINNITTNFEFLKRNHLKNAEQAEQAEQAEQAEQAEQTEPGENPILKHYYQNDIFKNIFFRNINLYSLLNNTYLASLPNDENIFSNLQILVNNFFEDYIKFAKKNNTTSLNDEKSDIVQFELNLNELDLQNCDEIKYFENIPNNYFPNLDNEIQKNRISTNNLSSIYNIALPHNFKYTASSIETLEKFNNHDKLIFFHNIINMYMYSLYDKNFYKKNIIYVNFFHNFLNNFFFENNLVKINSYKQDNFLDNETNSNYSDEMLNEDFEKNKFSNNLNETQFTIDDDKSKFYLLENNYIKIKKKMDNKIFETLNENKYNKGNNELIKSAQIKEIKYKNLYDLTGNNSCDFRRIYHFFKQELLYKSNIKNVYINGVKRNIIIDDDNNKNHKKILKIIDEIHLTYKRRPIILIENNSSNNIINRNNIDSFFLYNNLDKPSKIEKQNNLNKSTKTNNYDGISIIYNMFNKNIKFLFIENDKINILSETDWKCVIAVIIKSKTSLKNILNIYPFEISTTLFQPFKIFAFMYTDEIIPSDLLTISGIDIIRLNRNNRKDDHIGAKKFWTNIEKFILQRRDKNFYKKKKNI; this comes from the coding sequence ATGGATACAAATTCCGAATTAAAACAACTCGATTTAAAagtattaatgaaaaaatttttaagtaatgaaaaagaaaacataaaattaaaaaaaaaagatgatagagatattatactttttgaaaataataacttttatatatatagtgatGTTATATGTGGAATTGAAAATaggaaaaaagaaaaatataatattggagatatatatttatttttatgtttaccAAAAAATAGTTACACATTTTCTTATATAAATTCAATTggttataaatatataagtatattagaaagaaataaaattataaaaaaaatacaagatGAAAATTATGATGATGAAGAGGATCAAATAAAAgttaacttttttatttatgataaaaaaaatactattaacttaaattattatattcatatagatcaagaaaatgaaatacaATCAAATCTTTTTGTTAATGACaatattaatgatataatATGTGATATAGACAGTGAATATGAAAATTGGGGAACcattaaaaaaaggaaaaatatagAAGAAGAAGCAACACAAtctcaaataataaatacaaataaagatgatattaatattttaccatttaaaaaaaataaaataaaaacagatgaaaataatataaatcaaGAAATCGATCAAAATAAAACTACAAACATTTTAAGTACcaaagaaataaatacacACAATactaaacaaaataatgaatcTAAAATTGGTTTAACCTCTTTtaataatgttaataaaatatttaatggtgataaaatatatgaatcacaaattttttatatcaaaaaTGATTGTCATAATATTTCGAAaatcatatataatcaaaaaaaaaaaaaaaaaaaaaaaaaattaaataaaaaatttaaatacaattttatagACGAAGATATACccacaataaaatatgatgaactgttttattttaattcgAACGAAATTAATTTggaagaaaattatataaataatattaccACTAATTTTGAATTTCTAAAAAGGAATCACCTAAAGAATGCCGAACAGGCCGAACAGGCAGAACAGGCAGAACAGGCAGAACAGGCAGAACAAACCGAACCAGGTGAGAACCCTATTTTAAAGCACTACTACcaaaatgatatttttaaaaatatcttttttcgcaatattaatttatattcccttttaaataatacatatcTTGCAAGTTTGCCAAATGATGAGAACATTTTTAGTAACCTCCAAATTTtagttaataatttttttgaagactatataaaatttgctaaaaaaaataacacaaCCAGtttaaatgatgaaaaaagtGATATTGTACAATTTGAGTTAAATTTAAACGAATTAGATTTACAAAATTgtgatgaaataaaatattttgagaACATTcctaataattattttccaaACTTAGATAATGAGATTCAGAAAAATAGAATCTCTACAAATAATTTAAGCTCTATTTATAACATCGCTTTACCACACAATTTTAAATACACAGCATCATCTATAGAAACActtgaaaaatttaataatcaTGATAAACTAATATTTTTCCAtaacattataaatatgtatatgtattctttatatgataaaaatttttataaaaaaaatataatttatgtgaatttttttcacaattttttaaataattttttttttgaaaataatcttgttaaaataaattctTATAAACAGGATAATTTTTTAGACAATGAAACAAATTCTAATTATTCTGATGAAATGTTAAATGaagattttgaaaaaaataaattttctaaTAATTTGAATGAAACTCAATTTACTATAGATGATGATAAATCAAAGTTTTATTTGCtcgaaaataattatataaaaataaaaaaaaaaatggataataaaatatttgaaacattaaatgaaaataaatataataaaggaAATAATGAACTTATTAAATCGGcacaaataaaagaaataaaatataaaaatttatatgatcTAACTGGAAATAATTCATGTGATTTTAGAAgaatatatcatttttttaaacaagagcttttatataaaagtaatataaaaaatgtatatataaatggtgTAAAacgaaatataataatagatgatgataataataaaaaccataaaaaaatattaaaaataattgatgAAATAcatttaacatataaaagaAGACCAATCATtttaatagaaaataattcaagtaataatataataaatagaaataacattgattctttttttttatataataatttagataaaccatcaaaaattgaaaaacaaaataatttaaataaatcaactaaaacaaataattatgatggaatatcaattatttataatatgtttaataaaaatatcaaatttttatttatagaaaatgataaaattaatattttatctgAAACAGATTGGAAATGTGTAATAGCTGTTATTATAAAATCAAAAAcatctttaaaaaatattctaaATATCTATCCTTTTGAAATATCAACAACTTTATTTCAaccatttaaaatatttgcaTTTATGTATACTGATGAAATTATTCCATCTGATTTATTAACAATAAGTGGAATTGATATTATTCGATTAAATCGTAATAATAGAAAAGATGATCATATTGGTGCTAAAAAATTTTggactaatattgaaaaatttattttacagCGTCGagataaaaatttttataaaaaaaaaaaaaatatataa
- a CDS encoding bis(5'-nucleosyl)-tetraphosphatase [asymmetrical], putative: MSGDIIRAYGILLCRVLGNIGINTTNNKIKNIEFLFLKASYGNNHWTPPKGLVENNEEGLNTAIRETFEETGINKDKYKLLNFEKTLKYLVNGKPKETTYYLAILLNKDENIILSDEHTDYSWIKSGQSNEYFLSPSLHDLMINAEEYLINNSSLIQ; this comes from the exons ATGAg TGGAGATATTATAAGAGCTTATGGAATTTTACTATGCCGAGTTTTGGGAAATATTGGAATAAATAccacaaataataaaatcaaaaatatcgaatttttatttttaaaggCATCTTATGGAAATAACCACTGGACCCCCCCTAAAG GTCTCgttgaaaataatgaagaagGGCTAAATACCGCAATCAGAGAAACATTTGAAGAAACTGGAATAAATAAGGATAAATACAAActtttaaattttgaaaaa actttaaaatatttggTTAATGGAAAACCAAAAGAAACAACATACTATTTAGCTATTTTATTAAACaaagatgaaaatataattttgtctGATGAGCACACAGATTATAg cTGGATAAAAAGTGGCCAATCAAATGAATATTTCCTCTCACCCTCCTTACACGATTTAATGATAAATGCTGaagaatatttaataaataattcaagccttatacaataa
- a CDS encoding zinc finger protein, putative, translating to MNKNKKKEKLKRKKKHTNSNLNLCKEINDNFTKLTDKSPNNKKEICNNNTNELGTNNNDSSKKIIISSASNPHTPENVQCVNKEGEKKKGGKKKDEKKKGDKKKGDIVQNGDHADKHVDEQNGDHADKHVDEQNGQNNFEIKSDEIADKGKRNQHDDISPPVLKKIENKKTESKENSKVSKDEIYNLVNLNNMEEIEKNINYIFPSINFDNNSNSNKLECIENVKNDDKKFEDEINKEIKKFQKDIKDVYFYHNNLKKGMKKNKCVNYENNMNHLNSTSDINLKNIILENEFVNFSEILIKGNNFLNLKKKIIKKKKKRKKKKNKTKLRTQNYKLIKELCLSYDAYTKETIQKQRKNEKKVRKYYIFEYSCGNTKIQSITGYIICYKSYEFYKNGINVLKIKPKEGNIFGKEGNIFGKEGNIFGKDGNIFGKDGNIFGKDGNIFGKDKNEKNISVLLCVNVSNCISPSGFLELLYPCDNFIFFLKVLNKKNSEEYMIYFLTFNIYTKKILNKAKKISFFNMKKKKKLKIYIVKGITMNVTSCITRNTNSDSYVKTKKFYNIDLEKKTMCANDDNDNDNDDNIENLQLISNTNLISPFYLISQNKFQLSCAVCLEPLYSVNLNKIISHIFNFSFKKKYSSKNKYNKEENKLQTYPSKYYYKNLNLLNNYNMNKYAYHLSVTNLINNLQNKYNNEMKKEREKNDKNRSKIFNNIPINILCSHIFHSSCLKKCCFTSCPICRYKQYNYEIANCDICKKNYNSKICLSCGFIGCSFNYDKIVKIKKKKIKEKKYLLKKKKNIIKKISYIFRKLINSFMPIFNTIILSLYYKSKIKCVYKIRTKQIYIPKKKKKKYISTNYNHQTNYITYYSDNHNKNKKIINYKYPNPQNNNDTQNEKTTNNNLSLFSNNDNIYINDLKKFYKYIYIGKSANKKKNVSYYFSQNINKCIIKKDAKKKKNDNKCKLQNKFGSTNAQENNETELKKGMRNEMGKEMRNEMGKEMGNEMGKEMGKEAANEMRNSATNVVVEKYTKCSLKKKKKKIKDHAKIHFYKTQHNYFFDVRKNSIYDYSSDIYIKKLINLKIQNKKFKNIYNTGNIYTNGNNSNPNKEIINKKNIILYIYDFNQLLNALLESQRNSFLSCIHDLKINYENINMDNLNDINKCVKEIYILQEKNNNLKNEIKKKINILIDKIKTNNNLSRELKNVETINAKLSADQRKQIYNYDLKNEQKKNMIKEKQQIIKELNKQITDLNFHKLASSKFSQNSEISNSFFMIGEKITNQTRFKKR from the exons atgaataaaaacaaaaaaaaagaaaaacttaaaaggaaaaaaaaacacactAATTCGAATTTAAATCTATGCAAAGAGataaatgataattttaCTAAACTTACAGACAAATCACCaaacaataaaaaagaaatatgtaataataacACTAACGAATTAGGaactaataataatgatagctcgaaaaaaataataatctcCAGTGCATCCAATCCGCATACACCCGAAAATGTTCAATGCGTAAATAAGGAaggcgaaaaaaaaaaaggcggtaaaaaaaaagacgaaaaaaaaaaaggcgataaaaaaaaaggcgATATAGTACAGAATGGTGATCATGCTGACAAACATGTTGATGAACAGAATGGTGATCACGCTGACAAACATGTTGATGAACAGAATGGGCAAAAcaattttgaaataaaaagtGATGAAATTGCAGACAAAGGAAAAAGAAATCAGCATGATGATATATCACCGccagttttaaaaaaaatcgaaaataaaaaaacggAATCGAAAGAGAATTCTAAAGTTAGTAAAGacgaaatatataatttggtCAATCTAAATAATATGgaagaaattgaaaaaaatattaattatatatttccttctataaattttgataataatagtaatagcaATAAATTAGAGTGTAtagaaaatgtaaaaaatgatgataaaaaatttgaagatgaaataaataaagaaataaagaAATTTCAAAAAGATATTAAggatgtttatttttatcacaacaatttgaaaaaaggaatgaaaaaaaataaatgtgtaaattatgaaaataatatgaaccATTTAAATTCTACATctgatataaatttaaaaaatataattttagaaaatgaatttgttaatttttcagaaatattaattaagggaaataattttcttaatcttaaaaaaaaaattataaagaaaaaaaaaaaacgaaaaaaaaaaaaaaataaaactaaacTAAGAacacaaaattataaattaataaaagaatTATGTTTATCTTATGATGCATACACAAAAGAAACAATACAAAAACAacgaaaaaatgaaaaaaaggtgaggaaatattatatatttgaatatagTTGTGGTAATACAAAAATACAATCTATTACcggatatattatatgttacAAGAGttatgaattttataaaaatggcaTAAACGTTTTAAAGATAAAACCAAAAGAGGGAAATATTTTTGGAAAAGAGGGAAATATATTTGGAAAAGAGGGAAATATTTTTGGAAAGGATGGAAATATTTTTGGAAAGGATGGAAATATATTTGGAAAGGATGGAAATATTTTtggaaaagataaaaatgaaaaaaatatttcagtTCTACTATGTGTTAATGTTTCAAATTGTATATCCCCTTCCGGTTTTTTAGAACTTTTATATCCTtgtgataattttatattttttttaaaggttttaaataaaaaaaatagtgaagaatatatgatatatttcttaacatttaatatttatactaaaaaaattctgaacaaagctaaaaaaatttcattttttaatatgaaaaaaaaaaaaaaattaaaaatatatattgttaaaGGGATTACAATGAATGTAACTTCTTGTATTACCAGAAACACTAATTCCGATTCTTATGTTAAAAcgaaaaaattttataatatcgatttggaaaaaaaaacaatgtgtgcaaatgatgataatgataatgataatgatgataatattgaaaatttaCAGTTAATATCTAATACTAATTTGATTAGCccattttatcttatatcaCAAAACAAATTCCAATTATCATGTGCTGTATGTCTAGAACCTTTATATTCAGTAAatttaaacaaaattatttctcacatttttaattttagtttcaaaaaaaaatattcttcaaaaaataaatataataaagaagaaaacaAGCTTCAAACATATCcatcaaaatattattataaaaatcttaatttattaaataattataatatgaataaatatgcatatcaCTTATCTGTTACCAatcttataaataatttgcaaaataaatataataacgaaatgaaaaaagaaagggaaaaaaatgataaaaatagatccaaaatttttaataatattcctataaatatattatgtagtcatatatttcattctagctgtttaaaaaaatgttgttTCACATCCTGCCCAATATGTAgatataaacaatataattatgaaaTAGCTAATTGTgatatttgtaaaaaaaattataattccAAAATATGTTTATCTTGTGGTTTTATTGGATGTTCTtttaattatgataaaattgttaaaatcaagaaaaaaaaaattaaagaaaaaaaatatcttttaaaaaaaaaaaaaaatataataaaaaaaatatcttacatttttagaaaattaattaattcatttatgccaatatttaatacaatcattttatctttatattataaaagtaaaataaaatgtgtatataaaattcgaactaaacaaatatatattcctaaaaaaaaaaaaaaaaaatatatttccacCAATTATAATCATCAAACTAACTATATCACATATTATTCTGAtaatcataataaaaataaaaaaataattaattataaatatccaAATcctcaaaataataatgacacacaaaatgaaaaaacaacaaataataatttatcactattttcaaataacgacaatatatatataaatgatttaaaaaaattttataaatatatttatataggaAAATCAgctaacaaaaaaaaaaatgtatcatattatttttctcaaaatataaataaatgcaTTATTAAGAAGGatgctaaaaaaaaaaaaaatgataataaatgcAAATTGCAAAATAAGTTCGGTAGTACTAATGCACaggaaaataatgaaacgGAACTAAAGAAGGGAATGAGAAACGAAATGGGAAAAGAAATGAGAAACGAAATGGGAAAAGAAATGGGAAACGAAATGGGAAAAGAAATGGGAAAAGAGGCGGCGAACGAAATGCGAAACAGCGCCACCAATGTAGTTGTAGAGAAGTATACAAAAtgttcattaaaaaaaaaaaaaaaaaaaatcaaagaTCATGCAAAAATTCACTTTTATAAGACAcaacataattatttttttgatgttAGAAAAAATTCAATTTATGATTATAGtagtgatatatatataaaaaaattaataaatttaaaaattcaaaataaaaaattcaaaaatatatataatacagggaatatatatacaaatggAAATAATTCAAACCCCAAtaaagaaattataaataaaaaaaatattattttatatatatatgattttaaCCAATTATTAAATGCTTTATTAGAAAGTCAAAGAAACAGTTTTTTATCATGTATAcatgatttaaaaataaattatgaaaatattaacatggataatttaaatgatattaataaatgtgttaaggaaatatatattttacaagaaaaaaataataatctaaaaaatgaaataaaaaaaaaaattaatatacttatagataaaataaaaacaaataataatttatctcGGGAACTTAAAAATGTGGAAACAATCAATGCGAAATTATCTGCAGATCAAAGAAAACAgatatataattatgatttaaaaaatgagcaaaaaaaaaatatgatcaaAGAAAAACagcaaataataaaagaattaaATAAGCAA ATAACCGATTTGAATTTCCATAAGCTTGCGTCTTCAAAATTTTCCCAAAATTCAGAAATATCG aattctttttttatgattGGGGAAAAGATAACAAATCAGACCAGATTTAAAAAGCGATAA